From Toxorhynchites rutilus septentrionalis strain SRP chromosome 2, ASM2978413v1, whole genome shotgun sequence, a single genomic window includes:
- the LOC129771660 gene encoding TBC1 domain family member 13 → MSLYKLRVAGLEDILQQDVIDMKLLREFCFNGIPDCSSLRSLCWKLLLGYLGPKRETWSATFVKKRELYKQFIDEMVIPPGEQNGSGLVDHPLSDGPESNWNTFFKDNEVLLQIDKDVRRLCPDISFFQQATEFPCPSVVNRERKLHVRVAPTTLSSANVERKGLGMTKINLITKRATESYEAMDEGREAHWEVVERILFIYAKLNPGQGYVQGMNEIIGPIYYVMASDPNIAYRQYAEADCFFCFTALMGEIRDFFIKTLDESEGGIKGMMARLSNMLKEKDGEVWTKLKDQELYPQYYSFRWLTLLLSQEFPLPDVLRIWDSVFADEKRYDFLVKICCAMIVLLREQILVNDFANNVKLLQNFPPMDVKVILKKATSFD, encoded by the exons ATGTCGCTATATAAGTTGAG AGTTGCTGGTCTAGAAGATATTTTACAACAAGATGTAATTGACATGAAATTGCTGAGAGAATTTTGTTTCAACG GCATTCCCGATTGCAGTAGTCTACGTTCCTTATGTTGGAAATTATTGTTAGGATACTTAGGACCCAAGAGAGAAACCTGGTCCGCTACCTTTGTCAAAAAACGTGAACTATATAAACAATTCATAG ATGAGATGGTAATCCCACCAGGGGAACAGAATGGATCAGGTTTGGTAGATCACCCTTTGAGCGATGGTCCCGAGAGCAATTGGAAcacatttttcaaagataacgaAGTTCTGTTACAGATCGATAAGGATGTTAGAAGACTGTGTCCGGACatatcgttttttcaacag GCAACAGAGTTCCCCTGTCCCTCGGTTGTAAACAGAGAACGAAAACTTCATGTAAGAGTTGCTCCAACTACACTAAGTTCCGCCAACGTAGAGAGGAAAGGTTTAGGCATGACAAAG ATCAATTTAATAACGAAACGAGCCACCGAAAGCTACGAAGCAATGGACGAAGGAAGAGAAGCCCACTGGGAGGTGGTGGAACGGATTCTCTTCATTTATGCCAAGCTGAATCCTGGACAAGGTTATGTGCAAGGCATGAATGAAATAATTGGTCCAATCTATTATGTGATGGCATCCGATCCCAACATTGCATATCGACAATACGCTGAAGCTGACTGTTTTTTCTGCTTCACTGCCTTGATGGGTGAGATTAgagattttttcataaaaactctAGATGAATCCGAAGGCGGCATAAAAGGAATGATGGCAAGACTGTCGAACATGTTGAAGGAGAAAGATGGCGAAGTGTGGACAAAACTAAAAGACCAGGAATTATATCCGCAGTATTACAGCTTTAGATGGTTAACCCTTTTGCTCTCGCAAGAATTTCCACTGCCTGATGTTCTTCGAATTTGGGATTCAGTCTTCGCTGACGAAAAGCGTTATGATTTTCTCGTTAAAATATGTTGTGCTATGATAGT GTTACTCCGAGAACAAATACTTGTGAATGACTTCGCGAACAACGTCAAACTATTGCAAAACTTTCCACCAATGGACGTTAAAGTGATACTCAAAAAAGCTACTAGCTTCGATTAG